The proteins below come from a single Aquarana catesbeiana isolate 2022-GZ linkage group LG12, ASM4218655v1, whole genome shotgun sequence genomic window:
- the LOC141114039 gene encoding opioid growth factor receptor-like isoform X1, whose translation MDRTSYDSTWEEDEEDDSVEQECSTNNVKYSYMYSSAARDMQNYRHGYRYSDPSYHIDLKKMPNLCFYRNEMAFKPSGYHIEDFLNKGKDDYNMLEHNQNYIQWLFPLQEPGVNPHATPLHKKEIQEMKKDGRVTRNFLEAYKLMLGFYGLHLENEATGEVRRASNWEERYTNLNNHTHNNLRITRILKCLGELGFERFQAPLVQFFLEETLCRGQLKKVKRSVLDYFTFSIKDKRKRQGLVRFAWKHYEPQCEFVWGPIDLLRDDQVELNRHKTRNCDSREEHRGENHKEDETRPPEIKKENGQDDEKEHRNVKTSGCWTWGT comes from the exons TACTCATATATGTATTCTTCAGCTGCACGGGATATGCAAAACTACAGACATGGGTACCGGTATTCAGATCCCAGTTACCACATTGACCTG AAAAAAATGCCCAATCTATGTTTTTACAGAAATGAAATGGCGTTTAAACCTAGTG GTTATCACATTGAAGACTTCCTTAATAAAGGGAAAGATGATTATAATATGCTAGAGCACAACCAAAACTACATCCAATG GCTCTTTCCACTTCAAGAACCTGGTGTTAACCCACATGCCACTCCTCTACACAAAAAAGAGATTCAG GAAATGAAGAAAGACGGAAGAGTCACGAGGAATTTCCTTGAGGCATATAAGCTCATGTTAGGATTCTACGGTCTGCATCTAGAAAATGAGGCGACTGGAGAAGTCCGCAGAGCGAGCAATTGGGAAGAAAGATATACGAATTTGAACAA tCACACTCATAATAACCTGCGAATCACCCGAATCTTGAAGTGCTTGGGGGAACTGGGGTTTGAACGCTTTCAAGCTCCTCTGGTCCAGTTTTTCTTGGAGGAAACCCTGTGTCGAGGCCAATTAAAGAAAGTAAAAAGGAGCGTGTTGGACTATTTCACGTTCTCCATAAAGGACAAGAGAAAACGTCAAGGTTTGGTGCGCTTTGCCTGGAAACACTACGAACCGCAGTGCGAGTTTGTCTGGGGACCAATAGACTTGCTAAGAGATGATCAAGTAGAGCTGAACAGACACAAAACACGAAACTGTGACAGCAGAGAAGAACATAGGGGAGAAAACCATAAAGAAGATGAGACGAGACCTCCAGAAATCAAGAAGGAAAATGGTCAAGATGATGAGAAGGAACATAGGAATGTAAAGACAAGTGGATGTTGGACATGGGGAACATAG